A window of Candidatus Paceibacterota bacterium genomic DNA:
AGACAGTTTCTATTCCTGGCTCATCGGTTGCAGACTTCAATCAATTTTGGAGGGCATGGAATATGATTAACGATCGCTATGTTCCCGTAAAGGGCAAAGAGGCGACGAATCAGGAGAAAGTTTGGGGTGCTATTGCTGGTCTTACGCAGTCGCTCCAGGATCCCTATTCATTCTTTTTGCCACCAAAGGAAAAGACATTGTTTGAGCAGGATGTGAATGGTTCTTTTGGGGGTGTGGGGATGCAGATTGGACTTAAGGATAATATTGCCACGGTTATAGCACCTCTTAAAGACTCACCAGCAGAACGTGCAGGTATCTTGAAGGGAGACAAGATCTTGATTGTCGACGGAGCAACAACTTCGGAGATGACCCTTGATTCAGTGCTTGCAAAGATCCGTGGAAAGATTGGTGAGAAAGTACATTTGGTCATTCGACATCCAGACGCGACGAATAATTCAAATATCGATATTGTGCGAGAGGAAATTCAGGTACCTACGATTGATACCGAAAAGAAGGATGGTGTATTCATTATTCACCTTTATGGTTTTCCTCAGACTGGCCCAAAGCTCTTCCGTAATGCTTTGAAGGAATTTGCAAACTCAGGCACTGAAAAGCTGATTATCGATGTGCGTGGTAATCCTGGAGGATATCTTGAAGTTGCTGTAGACATGGCATCATGGTTCCTGCCTTCTGGAAAAACAGTTGTTGAGGAGCGTGGCCGTGGTGCAGAGTCACAGGTGTACCGCAGTGCAGGTTATGATCCATTCCCATCAAATTTCAAGATAGCAATGCTTATCGATGGTGGATCTGCCTCGGCAGCAGAGATTCTTGCGGGTGCGTTGCAGCAAAATGGTGTTGCGACACTTATTGGGACAAAGTCATTTGGAAAGGGAAGCGTACAAGAGCTCATTCCGATTTCACCTGAGACTTCCTTGAAACTCACTATTGCTCGATGGATAATGCCTAATGGTAAGACATTGTCTGATGGTGGCATTGACCCTGATATTGCAGTTGAGATCTCTAAGGATGACGTTGCAAAAGGACGTGACCCGCAGCTTGATCGTGCAATCTTGTTTATGAACACAGGGAAATGATTAAACATAGGCATATATTTGCCTATGTTTTTTTGTGCAGACATCCACTTGCAAATTTACAAAAGCATGGTATCTTAACCCTACCACTATGTGCCCCGTGGACATTTTATTTTGTCTATAAAAGCACTAGATAATAAATCAATACATATATGAAGGTAATACTTTTGCAGAATGTCCCAAAGGTGGGAAAGAAGTACGAGCTTGTAGAGGTTGCCCCAGGTTACGCACGCAACTTCCTTGTTGCTCGTGGTCTCGGTGAAATCATCACTCGTGTCAATGTTGGTCGCGTAGAAGAGCTCCAGAAGCGTCGCTCACTCGAGGCAGTTAAGGAAGCTGCTCGTCTTGAGAAGGCCCTCGCTACGCTCGCAGCTACAAAGCTTTCATTCGCTAGAGAGGCAAATGAAGAAGGTCATCTTTATGCACAGGTCACCATGCATGATATCGCTGAGGCAATCGAGAAGGCAACTGAAGTTGCTATCCCAGTTGCGCAGATCCATGCAGCGCACCAGATCAAGTCAGTTGGTGAGCACCAGGTAAAGGTACAGGTAGGGGAGAAAACGGTAGAAATCACCCTCGACGTTACTGCGCTTGCAGCATAATCCTTAAAACCACGGTTCCCGTGGTTTTTTGTATCAAAAAGTATAGGCGTAAAATTACGGCAAGTTATAGCCATGACAGAGCTATTGACAATATAGAAATAAGTGATATAATGTTCACAGAGTTCGTAGTGTAGATGGGACCGTCTCATCTAGCTATCGTTCTTCAACATTCAGTACAATCTTCCCTTATGGAGGAATACCATGAAGAAGTTCATGACCATCTGCGCACTCGTTGCGCTGTCCGCCATTTCCGCCTTCGCCCAGGCCCAGCCCAAGAAGTGGGTGCTCCCGAGCGCGTTCCCGGCCGCCAGCAACAGCTCGGCGTCCGTGAACAACACGAAGAAGCAGTCCGTCTTCGCGACGAAGGAAGAAGCCCGTGCCGCCTACCGGTCCGGAAACTTCTCCTTCTACGTCCCGACGCATCTCGGCATGACCGAGAGGCGGCCAATCGACGGCGTCCACACGAAGGCCTACTCGCTCGAGCGTGATACGCTCGCCGAGCTCTTCGTCTTCGGCAACAAGTACGCCTGGGTAGTGCTCCAAGAGGGCACTGTCTGCCGGTTCGACCTGGACAGCAATGGCCAGCCGCTTCCGACGCCCTATGCGCATCACTCCTGTGGGAACCCGATCAAGTCGATCGACTACCCCGAGGCGAAGGTGACGACGCAAGTCGTTCCTGCTGCTCCTGCTACTCCGGTTGTCGTTCAGGCTCCGGCCCCGCAGGTGTTCGTTCAGGTGCCCGCGCCCCAGATCACTCTGGTGCCCGCGCCCCCGACCTACATCACTGCGCCGGCTCCTCAGGTGACGGTGCAGCAGCAGGCTCCCGCTCCGATCTACGGACCTGCGCGGCCTTCCGTGCTGCCCAACGATCGTTTCTATGATCGGAAGCCCATGTTCCAGGAGCCGATGCCGGCTGTCCCCGAGGTCAAGAAGCTTCACTGGGGCTGGAAAGCTCTGGGTGCTGCCATTCTCGGGTTCGCGGTCTACAAGGCCCTGGACCACAAGAAGGACACCCCGCAGCAGCGTGCGGTCGTCACTGACCCCCCGACTGGTGCGGCAAACGGTGGATTCTCCATCGTCTTCTAGGAATTGTACTGTTCAAGATCTGCCCCCGTCCCGCTATGCGGTACGGGGGTATTTTTTTTATATGTAATATGTACAAAAATGAAAATATATCAAAATAACTGGACATTAGGGTACATTTTGATAGTCTTCTGAGACAGAGTATTACTTACCCTTTGGGGTCTTGACAATATAGTATTATCTGGTACAATACTTACACTATGCAATTCACCGCAAAGATCAACAAACTCGCACTTAGTCTCCTTGTCGTAACGGGACTTTTTGCGCATACTTCCGCAGCACTTGCAGCAACGTCCTCTGTGACCTGCAATGCAGCTACGCTTAATGGTCATACCGCAACAACTGTTTTCCCAGTAACCGTATGGTTCGAGTGGGGAACAAATTCAAGCGCGGTTACAGGAGGTAACGGAACAAAGACCGCATCGCAAACACTTTCTGCGAATGCTTCTTTCAGTGCGCCTCTTTCTGGCTTGAATGAGAATACAACTTATTACTACCGTGCGATGGCACAGGATCATATTGGTCCTCTCGCTGGTGCGGTCGTGTCATTTACGACTCCTCCATGTGGTGGACAGGGTCAGCTTCCAAGCGTTACTACAAATAGTGCTTCGAATGTTGATAACTACTCTGCGACACTCAATGAATACGTCGATCCCCGTGGCTCAAACGGCTCACGTTGGTTCGAGTATGGAACAAGTCAGGGTAATCTTTCAAACTCAACTTCACGCGTAAATATTTCTGCACCAGGAAATGGCTCAGCATATATTTCGAACTTGAGTACGAATACAACCTATTACTTCCGTGCAGCAGGATCAAACGATCAGGGTACGGTGTATGGACAGATTCTCTCGTTCACTACTAATGGTGGCACGAATGGTCAGCGTCCAACAGCGTCAACAAATAGCGCTTCTGGCGTATCTTTGAGTGATGCAACACTTAATGGCTATGTGGATCCTAACGGAACAAACGATACTGTTCGTTGGTTCGAGTGGGGTTCAGGTTATTACGGTTTCGACAACTCAACTTCGCAGGTGAATATAAGCAATGCAGGAAATGTTTCTGCATATCTCCCAAATCTTTCTGCAAACACAACCTATCGTTTTCGTGTGGTTGCACAGAATAGCTACGGTACTTCATATGGTACAACCATGACGTTCAGGACCAATGGTGGCTCGAATGGTCAGGTTCCTACTGCTACGACTCGTAGCGCATCAAGCGTTGATAATTATTCAGCAACCCTGAATGGTTATGTTGATCCAAATGGTGCAAGTGATACTGCTCGTTGGTTTGAGTATGGTACAAGTCAGGGGAATCTCTATAATTCAACCTCTCGCGTAAATATTGGTTATGCAGGTGATGCGTCAGCATATATCTCAAGCCTTTCAGCGAACCGTACATACTACTTCCGTATCGTTGCCCAGAACAGTCAGGGTACGACCTATGGTCAGGTGCTTTCATTCACTACGAACAACGGTGGTGACAATAATGATCAGCTTCCTACGGTAAACACAAACAGTGCTTCGAGTATCGATAACTATTCAGCTACACTGAACGGTTACGTGGGTACAAATGGTTCATCATACAACACGACACGTTGGTTTGAGTATGGCACAAGTCAGGGAAATCTCTATAACTCGACTTCTCATGTCAACATGAGTAATTCGGGCAGTATCTCTGCATACATCTCGAATCTTCAGACGAACACAACGTACTACTTCCGTGCAGTTGCTCAGAATAGTCAGGGTACCGTCTATGGTCAGGTGCTTTCATTCACGACAAATGGTGGAGGCGGTGGTGGATATTCAAACTTGCCTTTGGTGACGACACGCTCCGCAAATAACGTATTTGCTTCAGCCGCACTCATCAATGGTTATGTTGATGCAAATGGTTCAGGTAGCGCATCAGGTTGGTTCGAGTGGGGTACCAATCAAAACCTCTCGAATACAACTTCGCGTACCTCAATCGGTAGCGGTAGTTCAAATATTTCATCAAACCTCACCGGTCTTTCACAAAATACAACCTACTACTACCGTGCAGTAGGACAAAATGATCAGGGTACAGTACGTGGAAGCATCTTGTCATTCACGACTTCAAACACAGGAAATACAGACGATGGTGCTGCTCCAACAGCAATCACTACACTTCCTACACAGATTACGGGAACGAGTGCAATGCTCAATTCACTTGTCTTGAATAATGGTAACGATGTCGCACGTGCATGGTTTGAGTGGGGAACTACTCAGGCGCTCGCACGTACAACAAGCCCCGTAAGCATTGGTACCGCACCATCTGCGCGCCATGCTGAGACGGTCTATGGTCTTGTGAGTGGTACAACATACTACTTCCGTGTAGTTGCAGAGAATAGCCATGGTAAGAACTATGGAATCATTCGCAGCTTCGTTGCGCGTAGTCCAGTAGTAGTGGTTACCCCAAAACCAACTCCAAAGCCTACAACACCAGTAAGGATTGTTGAGCGTATTGTCGAGAAGCCAGTCTTGGTACATGCAGAAGGCGTAAATAGCCTCGTCATGCTCACTATCACTGGTGGATCAGATACAATCACAAAGGGCGAGGATCGCACCTATCATGTCACCTGGACAAATGACAGCACTCAGAATTTGAGCAATGTCGTCCTCCGTGTACTCGTTCCTCAGACCATGACGTTCAAGAGCTCAGATGATGGTACGTTCTCGAAAGCGGACAGTACGCTCACGCTTGAACTTGATAAGCTCAGCGTTGGTGAGTCTGGAGAAACGAATCTTGTCCTGAATGGTGGTGGCACACTCAAGGTTGGTGATCTCGTGGTGACAACTGCGAATATGGTCTATACCGATGAATCAAGTGTTCAGGGTGATGCACTTGCATATACAACGCAGCGCGTTGTTGAAGGCGGTGCAGTACTCGGTGCAAGTGTCGGTGCAGCTTCATTCCCAATGATGCTTCTCGGCTGGTTGCTCCTCATCATCCTTGTCATGATTCTTATCATCCTCACGATGCACCTTTATAGGAAGCTCAAGGAGGGAGGTGAGTCATCTTCAAACTAAACAAAAAACTCACACGCAAGTGTGAGTTTTTTGTTTCGCATCGTGAATTTGCAAACAAAAGATTTGGGATGAAGTTGTGCTCGCTGGAGGTGTTCCGACCGAAGGAGACGTAGTTGCCTACGGCAACGAGGCGGAGCGCCGAAGCGTGAGCGCAAATTCGCCCAAATATTTTCGTTTAATTTTAAACTCCCCAAGAGGGGAGTTTAAAATTATGCTGCGAGATATGCCATCTTATGGCTCTTACGGTTACCGTCGAAACCGATCTTGCGAACGGTCTTGAACTTAACGGTGCCATCCTTCACTGCATAGAGTGTGTGATCCTTGCCCACTTTGACACCCTCACCGGCTACAACGCGAGTACCACGCTGGCGAACAATGATGTTGCCAACGATTGCCTTCTGTCCGTCATGGAGCTTAACGCCAAGATATTTTGGCTTTGAGTCGGTGAGGTTTCTAGCGGTACCTCCGGCCTTTTTGGTCGACATGGTGTATTGGGGTTATGGATAAATTACGCCTTACACACGAGGTGCACAACGTGATGACTAGTATAGCAGAAAGTTAGAAAATATCAAGTGGATAGGCCGGGTAATAAGCAAAAACACAGCGGATGGCGATTTGGCAAAAAATATCCCTAAATAGCGTAGTCCTGAGAGCTTACGCGCAAATGCACCTATGGGAGCGTATTCATCTCACTGCGTCACAAGGATATTGATCTCAGAGGAAAAATATTTTCATTACTATTTCCTAAATATGATTATGGAAATGAAATATTGCAGCAGGCAATATATTTTGCGTGAACGCAAGTGTAAGGCATTTTACACTATACTTTGAATAGTGGCTCTGTTGAGAGGTTACTTTAGTGTTCGCTATATACTTATGTAAATAAGATAGATATCCACATAATTTGCACATAAGTTACAATTGACACTGTAGTGCAGTTTGTGTATACTAACCTAGCTTACCAGTCATTAATGACAACAATTTCATTGTCATTGGTGGTATGTTAATAATAAAATAACGCGTAATGAAAAAGTACACGAAGAAGAACATTCATTCTCCAATTGAGAATACTCTTCAGGTTATCGGCAGCAAGTGGACAGTATTGATTATCCGCGAGCTCATGGACGGCACACGTCGTTTCGGTGAACTCGAGCGCGCCCTGACCGGTATCAGCCCACGTACACTCTCAATGCGCCTCGGTGACATGGAGGGCCATGGCATTATCGAGCGTAAGGTCTTCCCAGAAGTACCACCACGCGTAGAGTACAAGCTCTCACCACTTGGCAAGACTCTTGAGCCAGTCCTCAAGACCATGTCAAACTGGGGTTCAGCAGTCAAGAAATAGTTTTACTATCGTTGACGCACACACACGCAACAATAAACATACAAACAGATGCGCCGTAAGGCGTTTTTTGTTTTGGCCTTGTAATTCGTTCATTTTTGCTTTACTATGCCCCTATATGTCACTTTCTATTGGTATCGTCGGCTTACCGAATGTCGGCAAATCGACGTTGTTTAATGCGCTCACGAAGAAAGGCGCTGAAACTGCAAACTATCCATTCTGTACGATTGATCCATCGGTCGGCGTTGTCACTGTTCCTGATGAGCGACTTTATAAACTCGCAGATTTTTCGAAGACCCTACGTACGATCCCTGCAATCGTTGAATTTGTTGATATCGCAGGGTTAGTGAAAGGTGCATCTGAGGGTCAAGGTCTTGGGAATAAATTTCTCACAAATATTCGCGAGACTGATGCAATCGCAGAGGTAGTCCGAATTTTTGAGGATAGTGAAATCATTCACGTCGATGGAAAGATTGATCCGGTGCATGATATTGAGGTCATCAACATGGAGCTTATTCTTGCTGACTTGCAGACCGTTACGAATCGTGAGCAGAATCTTCTTCGTGATGTGAAGCGAGGTGACAAGCTTGCAATCAAGGAAGATGGACTCGTGAAGCAGCTTCGTGCAGTGCTTGAGTCTGAGAAGCTTGCAAATACACTTGTACTTACTGATCCAGAGGAGCAGAAGATCGTGAAGCAACTCAACTTGCTGACCATGAAGCCTTTTCTCTATATTCTCAACAAGAAGGCGGGGGGACGTAATCTCGATGAGATGGATGATCCACGATTTGCTGCCTTGC
This region includes:
- a CDS encoding S41 family peptidase — translated: MKQLRERLSTRTGIYILVGISLFVGGITIGYYRAPEVSKVAGVINVTSPISTSPAEASSGTVKCTDAKGKDVPCTDTSLVKEQTVSIPGSSVADFNQFWRAWNMINDRYVPVKGKEATNQEKVWGAIAGLTQSLQDPYSFFLPPKEKTLFEQDVNGSFGGVGMQIGLKDNIATVIAPLKDSPAERAGILKGDKILIVDGATTSEMTLDSVLAKIRGKIGEKVHLVIRHPDATNNSNIDIVREEIQVPTIDTEKKDGVFIIHLYGFPQTGPKLFRNALKEFANSGTEKLIIDVRGNPGGYLEVAVDMASWFLPSGKTVVEERGRGAESQVYRSAGYDPFPSNFKIAMLIDGGSASAAEILAGALQQNGVATLIGTKSFGKGSVQELIPISPETSLKLTIARWIMPNGKTLSDGGIDPDIAVEISKDDVAKGRDPQLDRAILFMNTGK
- the rplI gene encoding 50S ribosomal protein L9, with the translated sequence MKVILLQNVPKVGKKYELVEVAPGYARNFLVARGLGEIITRVNVGRVEELQKRRSLEAVKEAARLEKALATLAATKLSFAREANEEGHLYAQVTMHDIAEAIEKATEVAIPVAQIHAAHQIKSVGEHQVKVQVGEKTVEITLDVTALAA
- a CDS encoding fibronectin type III domain-containing protein; amino-acid sequence: MQFTAKINKLALSLLVVTGLFAHTSAALAATSSVTCNAATLNGHTATTVFPVTVWFEWGTNSSAVTGGNGTKTASQTLSANASFSAPLSGLNENTTYYYRAMAQDHIGPLAGAVVSFTTPPCGGQGQLPSVTTNSASNVDNYSATLNEYVDPRGSNGSRWFEYGTSQGNLSNSTSRVNISAPGNGSAYISNLSTNTTYYFRAAGSNDQGTVYGQILSFTTNGGTNGQRPTASTNSASGVSLSDATLNGYVDPNGTNDTVRWFEWGSGYYGFDNSTSQVNISNAGNVSAYLPNLSANTTYRFRVVAQNSYGTSYGTTMTFRTNGGSNGQVPTATTRSASSVDNYSATLNGYVDPNGASDTARWFEYGTSQGNLYNSTSRVNIGYAGDASAYISSLSANRTYYFRIVAQNSQGTTYGQVLSFTTNNGGDNNDQLPTVNTNSASSIDNYSATLNGYVGTNGSSYNTTRWFEYGTSQGNLYNSTSHVNMSNSGSISAYISNLQTNTTYYFRAVAQNSQGTVYGQVLSFTTNGGGGGGYSNLPLVTTRSANNVFASAALINGYVDANGSGSASGWFEWGTNQNLSNTTSRTSIGSGSSNISSNLTGLSQNTTYYYRAVGQNDQGTVRGSILSFTTSNTGNTDDGAAPTAITTLPTQITGTSAMLNSLVLNNGNDVARAWFEWGTTQALARTTSPVSIGTAPSARHAETVYGLVSGTTYYFRVVAENSHGKNYGIIRSFVARSPVVVVTPKPTPKPTTPVRIVERIVEKPVLVHAEGVNSLVMLTITGGSDTITKGEDRTYHVTWTNDSTQNLSNVVLRVLVPQTMTFKSSDDGTFSKADSTLTLELDKLSVGESGETNLVLNGGGTLKVGDLVVTTANMVYTDESSVQGDALAYTTQRVVEGGAVLGASVGAASFPMMLLGWLLLIILVMILIILTMHLYRKLKEGGESSSN
- a CDS encoding 50S ribosomal protein L27, with translation MSTKKAGGTARNLTDSKPKYLGVKLHDGQKAIVGNIIVRQRGTRVVAGEGVKVGKDHTLYAVKDGTVKFKTVRKIGFDGNRKSHKMAYLAA
- a CDS encoding helix-turn-helix domain-containing protein, whose translation is MKKYTKKNIHSPIENTLQVIGSKWTVLIIRELMDGTRRFGELERALTGISPRTLSMRLGDMEGHGIIERKVFPEVPPRVEYKLSPLGKTLEPVLKTMSNWGSAVKK
- the ychF gene encoding redox-regulated ATPase YchF; this encodes MSLSIGIVGLPNVGKSTLFNALTKKGAETANYPFCTIDPSVGVVTVPDERLYKLADFSKTLRTIPAIVEFVDIAGLVKGASEGQGLGNKFLTNIRETDAIAEVVRIFEDSEIIHVDGKIDPVHDIEVINMELILADLQTVTNREQNLLRDVKRGDKLAIKEDGLVKQLRAVLESEKLANTLVLTDPEEQKIVKQLNLLTMKPFLYILNKKAGGRNLDEMDDPRFAALLAYLKEHHATYVIVDARISEELNAFEGEERKQFADELGVKDDGIDKLIRAGYDLLGLMMYFTTGVQETRAWTIKRNSTAPVAGMAIHTDFKDKFIRAEIVNWEALINAGSYAAAREKGLVRTEGKEYVVQDGDVIEFKI